The genome window GCCGATGTTTCCCAATCCCAGCAGTCCCAGCACTACCTCTTTCATTGTCCCGTTTCCTCCGCAATCTCATTCTTCGCGGCTCCACACCGTGGCGACCGCTCGTTTCGCCCGGCCTTCTTACCGAAGGCCTTCAGCGTTTCACGCATCCATATGATTCCGTTCATAGATGATCCGCAGGCCCTTCAGGGTCAGCAGGCCGTCGAGCTTGTCGATGACCTTGCTCTCATCGGCGATCATCAGCGCCATGCCGCCTGTGGCAACCACCAGCGCTTCCTCGCCCAGCTCCTGCCGGATCTTACGCACGATGTTGCGTACCAGGCCTACATAACCATAGTACATACCGCTCTGCAGATTGGTCAGGGTGGACCGGCCGATGACGTTGTCCGGCTTGTTCAGCTCGAACCGCGGCAGCTTTGCCGTGCCCGTCACCAGGACCTCACTGCTCAGCTTGATACCGGGGCAGATCGTGCCGCCCAGGAAAGAACCTTCCTGGTCCACCACGCCAAAGGTGGTGGCAGTACCGAAGTCGATGAAGATGCACGGTCCTCCGTATTCCTCATAAGCCGCAACCGCATTGGCAATCCGGTCGCTGCCGAGCTCCCGGGGGTTTTCATATTTGATATTGATACCCGTTTTGACCCCGGGAGCCACAAACAGCGGAGCCTTGCCGATGTAGTTCTGCAGCATGTACTCGATCGTATAGTTAATCGTCGGAACAACGCTGGAAACCACTATGCCTTCCACCACTTCCGGCGAAACGCCCTCATGGGCAAACATGGACATCAGGCGTACACCGTACTCATCCGAAGTGGATGTGATATTGGTGGACATACGCCAGTATTTATACATTTCTTTCCCGTCGAACAGAGCGGTCTTGATATTGGTGTTCCCGATGTCCATGGTCAGAATCATGATGGTTTTCTCCTTTAAAAGTTCACGGTCAGATCATCCGGGCCTTTTTCAGCGCGACTCCCGCAGCGCCGGTCACAACAGCCGCGACAACCATTTCCACCACGGCGTTGATACCCACAGAAGTAATGATATACATCAGGACACCCTTTTCCGCAATGGGGCCGGCCAGTTTCTCCGTGCTGCCGAAGAACAGAACCAGCAGGCTCATAAAGAACAGGGTGTTAAAGAAAGCAGCGGAAAAACCCGTAACCACACCGCGGATATACAGCGGGGCCTTTGTTTTGCACATGGCACGGTAAACCACCGCGGCCAGCACGCCCACCAGCACCCGGGAAACAAAACGCTGTACGAACATCAGGAACGGGCTCACGTTAACCAGTGCCGCGCCCAGTGCGCTGGAGCCGCAGATGCCAAAGCACTGCAGGAAACTGATCAGGCCGAAAGCCCCGCCGATGATCACACCGCCGGGCAAGCCCATCGCCATAACCGCAATCGCCACCGGAATCATGTTGAAGGTGATCGAAAGGCCCATGGGCATGGGAATGTTCACATAAGCCAGAACGATCAAAACCGCTACCAGCATGGCCAGCAGCGTCATCCGCGCGATCTTTGTGCGTCTTGTTGTGTTTGTCATAAGAATACCTCCGTTCGGGTTCGCTCAGGATACCCGTCGTCAAAATGTATTTCCGCGTTTTTCTGCGTCCGGTGCATATGCTCCCGGCGCTCAACATATGCGGATGGATTCATTATACAATTTTTTACCGGATTGTAAAGAAAAGAAGGACTGCCAATACATCAGCAGTCCATACAGGCAGCCAGAATATTCCGGCACTTCCGGGTCACCGGCGCCGTTCCCGTATCCGTAACGTTCTGCGCCAGCAGGAAGGTGATTCCCCGGTCCGGCAGGTTGGCGAAATAAGTGCCCAGCCAGCCGTCCCAGCCATATTCATTCTTTTCGGTAAACAGCACCGCCCGGCCCGGATGGTCGCACACCCGCATCAGGCAGCTGTAATTGTATCCGCTGAGGTTTTCCCACATGTCTTTCTGCTGGTTTTCATTCAGCTGCGGAGCTGTCATAAACCGCACCGCCGCTTCCGAAAGGATCCGCCGGCCCTCCGCCGTTCCGCCGTTCATCAGCATCCGGGCAAAAGCCGCGTAATCATCCAGCGTGGAGACCAGACCGGCGCCGCCGGATTCAAAAGCCGGTTCCACATCATACCGTCCCACAGCCAGGTGGAGACTGTTGAATTCCTCCAGCCCGCCGGGTACGCGCCGGTAACAGGTCACCAGCCGGTCCCGCTTTTCTTCCGGCACCCAGAATGCCGTATCCTTCATGCCCAGTGGTTCAAAGATCTCTTCCCGCAGGAATTCCCCAAAACGTTTTCCGGAGGCCGCCTCGATCACTGCGCCAAGAATATCCGCACTGGTTCCGTAACGCCAGTGAGCCCCGGGATCAAACGCCAGCGGCAGTTCTCCCAGCCTGTTGCAGAACTCCAGGGTGCTCATTCCTCCGCCGGCCAGAATCTGCTCGTGATCTTCCCGGAAAACACGGTCCGCGCACTGTCCTGCCGGATCCAGGTCCGGATAACACAGGCCGGAAGTCATTCCCAGCAGATCGATGATCCACGGTGCGCGAAGTGCGGGACGGATCGTTCCGTCCGCTTCGATCACCCGGGGATTCGCGAACCCGGGCAGGTACTGGTCCACCGGAGCCATCAGGTCAATGACACCTCGGTCCGCCAGGATCATCGCGGCGGCCGCGGTGACCGGCTTGCTCTGGCTGTACAGGCGGAAAATAGAATCCCGCCGCAGCGGTTTGCCGGACGCGGTATCCGCGAAGCCTTCCCGGACATGGCAGAGCTCTTCTCCGTCCTTCAGGATCAGCAGGCTCACACCGGCTGCTTCATGGTTTTCCACCGCCTGCCGCAGGCAGGCGGACAGTTTGTCCTGTAAGCTCATTGTTCTGTACCCCCTGGTTATACCAGAAGCAGGAATCCCTGGGCCAGCGCCACCGCGCAGCAGGCGGCAACAGCCACCGTCAGCAGGCTCCGTCCCCGCCAGGCAAGCAGCACCGCTACCGCGACGCCGAAGATAGCTGTGCGCATATCCCCCGTGGAATAAAACACATCGGGGAATGTCATGGCTCCCAGCACCGCGTAAGGGATATACGCCAGGAAAGACCGGACAAACCGGCTTTTGATCTCCCGGCGGAATACCGTCAGCGGCAGCATGCGGATCAGGTAAGTCACACCGGCCGTAACGGCCAGGTAAGGCAGAAATACACTCCAGTTCATGCGGCATCCTCCTCCGCCGGGTAGCGCCAGGCTCCCAGCGCAGCGGCAAGCACGCCGCAGATAATGATCACAAATCCGGAAGAAACGGTGTTCAGTCCCGGAATGTAGTGGAAACAGAGGCTCAGCGCCACCGCGACCAGCACCACAAAGCGTACCGGACGGCTCTTGCGCGCCGGCGGCAGGATGATGGCCAGGAACATGCCGTAGATCGCGATCCCCAGCGCCGTACGGACAAAGGCCGGAAGCAGCGTTCCCGCCGCCGCTCCGAGGAAAGTTCCCAGGGACCAGCCGATCCAGGGTGTCAGCATCAGGCCGTAAAGATAATACTTGCCGACCTTTCCGGGCTGGGAGGAAGCAACGGCAAAAATTTCATCGGTATTCGCAAAGGAAAAGATCACGCGCTGCAGCGTTCCCATGGATCCATCCAGTTTTCGGCTGAGGGACAGGCTCATCAGCGCGTAGCGCAGGTTAATCGTCAGCTGGGTCAGTGCCATTTCAGCCAGGGAAGCACCGCTCACCATCAGCGGCACCGCCGCGATCTGGCCCGCGCTGGTCACATTGGTCATGGAGATCAGCACGGCCTGCAGCACGGTCAGTCCGTCTCCCACCGCCTTCATGCCAAAGGCAAAGGACACACTCAGGTAGCCAAGGGCGATCGGGATCCCGTGACGGATCCCCTGCCGGAAAACCTTGTTCATTCATCCGCCTCCAGCCTGCGGATGCCATCCTTTGTCACCACCGCGAAGAAATTGGGCACCCGCCCGCAGGGTTCCTGTCCGAACGTGATGGCGGCACGGACGGCAGCTTCCGCCCGGTCCGCGTCCTCCTCGCTTTTGGCATGCAGCACGCACAGCGGCGTATCGGCTTCCACCCGGTCACCGATACGAACCTGCAGCACAAAGCCCACAGAATAATCCAGTTTATCATCCGCCGTCAGCCGTCCGGCACCCATTGCCTGGGCAGCCAGGCCCAGCGCCATGGTATCCATCTTTGTCACCCAGCCGGACACGCCGCAGGTTACAGGACGGATCACCTTCGCCTGGGGCAGGCGGGTCACATCATCACAGACAGACGGGTCGCCACCCTGGGCCGCGATCATCTGCTTCAGCTTTTCCAGACCGGTCCCGGAGTCGATCGCCTGTTTCATCATCGCCTGGCCCGCTTCCGGCGTTTCCGCCTTTCCTGCAAGGTGCAGCATATAGCCTCCCAGGGTCAGGGAAACCTCCAGCAGGTCCCCGCCGGCACGGCCGGCCAGGATATCAATGGCTTCCTTCACTTCCAGGGCATTGCCCACATGGGTTCCCAGCGGCTGGTCCATGCCGCTGACCAGGGCCACGATCGGTTTCCCGGCCAGTTCACCCACCCGCACCATGTTCTGCGCCAGGGCAAGGCTGTCCTCCAGGGTATGCATGATCGCGCCGGAACCAGTCTTCACGTCCAGCACGATGGCATCCGAACCCGCTGCCAGCTTTTTGCTGAGAATGGATGAAACGATCAGGGGCAGGGAATCCACGGTGGAAGTCACATCCCGCAGGCTGTAAAGCGTCTTGTCCGCCGGCGCGAGATGGCCTGTCTGGCCTACCACGGCCACACCGATCTCCTTTACCTGGCGGATAAAATCCTCCACAGGCAGCCCGACACTCAGTCCGGGAATGGATTCCAGTTTGTCCAGGGTGCCGCCGGTATGGCCCAGGCCCCGGCCGCTCATCTTGGCCACAGGGGCTCCGCAGGCCGCCACCAGGGGTGCCAGAACCAGCGTGGTCGTATCTCCCACGCCGCCGGTGGAATGCTTATCCACTTTGATGCCGGGAATGCCGGAAAGATCGGCAATATCTCCGGAATCCCGCATTGCCAGGGTCAGGTCCGTCGTTTCCTGATCCGTCATGCCGTTCAGACGGATCGCCATCAGCAAAGCGGAAAGCTGGTAATCCGGTACAGAATGATCTGCGGCCGCCTGCGCAAAGAAAGTGATCTCCTCTTTTGTCAGCTCCCGGCCGAATTTTTTCTTTTCGATGATTTCCACCATTGTCATGCGAAAATCCCCCTTCGTTTCCGATAGAAAGAACAAGCCGATATCCGTTGCCCGGATATCGGCCTTCATGCCCACTCTCGGGCTGTATATATACTCATAACCATTCCAACGTTCCGATATCAGATGATCGGGTACATTGTCATGTTGAGCAATTCATTCTGAATTCTGAATTCTGAATTGACGAATGCTTATTCGTCCTCGTCTTCCTCCGGCAGGTCCGCGTTGTGATACACGTTCTGCACGTCATCGTTCTCCTCCAGCAGGTCCAGCATCTTCTGGATCTTCTGGATGGTGTCCGGATCGCTGACAGCCACGGTGTTCTGCGGAATCTTGGCCACTTCAGCGGACAGGAAGGTGATTCCCTGCTTTTCCAGGTTCTCACGAACGGTGCTGAATTCACTGGGGGCGGTCACGATCTCGAATACATCGTCATCCACCTTCACGTCTTCGGCGCCGGCATCCAGGGCGATCATCATCATCTCGTCCTCGTCGCTGCCGGGTTCCCGTTCCACCACAAGCACGCCGCGCTCATCAAACATGAAACCCACGGAACCGGTGGTGCCCAGGTTTCCGCCGTACTTGGCGAAGCAGTGACGCACATCGCTGGCAGTACGGTTACGGTTATCGGAAATGCAGTCCACGATCACCGCAACGCCGCCGGGAGCGTAACCTTCGTAGGTGATCTCTTCGTAGACCACGTTGCTCAGTTCACCGCTCGCCTTTTTGATGGAACGCTGAATATTGTCATTCGGCATATTGTTGGCTTTAGCTTTGGCGATAATATCGCGCAGCTTGCCATTGGACTCAGGATTGGCGCCGCCTTCACGAACCGCGATGGCGATCTCGCGGCCGATCTTTGTGAAAATCGCTCCGCGCTGCGCGTCTGCCTTGCCCTTCTTAGCCTGAATATTGTGCCACTTGGAATGCCCGGACATCGTATCCCTCCCAGAAATCGTACCTCATATCGGTCAAAAATACATAGCATTATAGCACCGGTGTTGTTGTTACGTCAAGAAAAACAAGCCTTCCGGGCATGAAAAACAGCCTCCCGCAGTGCGGGAGGCTGTATAAAACTCTTTTTTCCTGACAGGTCAGGCTCAGGCCTGGCCCTTCTCCAGGGCAAGCGTCCGGGTGGTCAGATCGCAGACTTCAGCAGGTCCGAAGTACTGGATCGCGCCGGGGTAGGTGAAGGAAGTCTTCACTGCCCACTCTTCCCTGTGCGCCGCGAAGAACTTGAAGGGAGCTCCGTCCAGCTCAACCAGGGCCTTGCGGATAACGGGCTTGTCCTCGCCGTTTCTTCTTTCCATGTTCATCATCTTGGTGATGGGCATACCGCCGGCAACCCACTCTTCAGCAGGCTTGGAGATATTGGAAACCTTGGACAGGTATCCGGTGTAGCCATACTGGATCAGCATGAAGGCATTGTAGCCGAGGGAGTAGCAGTAGTCCGCGTCGAAATTGGACGGGAAAGCGCATCTTCCTTCGTAACCGAAGAAGTGATGCTGCGCGCCGAACTTGCCCTTGTAGGTGCCGGCAGCCTTTCTCTTCGCCAGCTCGTTCTTCACCATTTCGGAGAACAGCTTTTCGGACTCGATCAGGGAAACCTGCACGTTGCCGTGGGGATCGCGTTCCAGGAACAGCTGCTGCTGCACAAACTGGGGCAGGATCTCGAACACCGCGAAGGATTCGCCGGAGAGGCCCTTCTTAATGAACTCATACTTGGCAGCCCAGTCCGGAAGAGCGTTGAACTCTTCGGTCTTCTTGCCGGCAAGCAGTTCATTGATCTCAGCGATCAGCTTGGAGAACTCGGGAACGAATTCCACGATACCTTCGGGGATGATCGCAACGCCGAAGTTTTCGCCGTTGTTGCCGCGCTTTTCGACGGAATCGGCAATGTAGTTCGCGATAGCGGCCAGGGACATCTTCTTCGCGGCCACTTCCTCACCGATGAGGCAGATGTTGGGCTGGGTTTCCAGGGCGCACTCGAGGGCGACGTGGGAAGCGGAACGGCCCATCACCTTGATGAAATGCCAGTACTTCTTGGCGGAGTTGGCATCACGCTCGATGTTGCCGATCAGTTCGGAATAGGTCTTGGTGGCGGTGTCGAAACCGAAGGAGGCCTCGATGTCCTCATTCTTCAGGTCGCCGTCGATAGTCTTGGGGCAGCCGATGACCTGCACGCCGGTGTTGTGGGCAGCCATGTATTCCGCCAGCACAGCAGCGTTGGTGTTGGAGTCATCGCCGCCGATGATCACGATAGCGGTCAGGCCATGCTTCTTTGCCACTTCAGTAACAATCTTGAACTGTTCTTCAGTCTCAAGCTTGGTACGGCCGGAACCGATGATATCGAAACCGCCGGTGTTCCGGTAGGCGTTGATGTACTCGTCGGTGAACTCGATGCAGTCATCATCGATCAGTCCGGAAGGTCCGCCCTTAAAGCCCAGGAGAACGTTGTTCTTATCGGTGGCCTTGATCGCGTCATACAGGCCGCAGATGACGTTGTGTCCGCCGGGCGCCTGTCCGCCGGAAAGGATAACACCCACAACCTGCTTTTTGGCGGCAGAGGTGTTGCTGCCCTTCACGAAGGTGATCTCTTCCTTACCGTAGGTGTTGGGGAAAAGGGCCTTGATTTTGGCCTGGTCCGCAACGCTTTCCGTAGGCGCTCCGACCTTGACGGAAATCTCAGAGATACCGCCGCGCAGCATTCCCGGAAGCTTGGGGCTGTATTCATATCTTGCTTTCTGAAGTGGTGAGAGATTCATCTTGTGCCTCCTAAAAGATTAATGTTTTTTGTATGATATCCATTGTTATGGATGAACCATCTGTTTTATCCGCGGCGGATGATGCTGTGGCGTTCCGGGCCAACAGAGATCCACCGGATCACGCATCCCACGACATGTTCAATACGGTTGACATAGGCCTTTGCTTCCTCCGGCAGGTCCCACCAGTTGCGGACACCGGAAATGCTGCACTTCCAGCCCTTCATGGTCTCATATACCGGTTCGCATTCATCCAGCGCGGAAGCGAAGGGCATATCCGTGATCACCTTGCCATCCAGCTTGTAGCCAACGCACAGCGGAATCTCATCCAGGTCGCTGAGCATGTCCAGCTTGGTCAGCGCCAGCTCCGTGGCAGCCTGGACCTCGGTTCCGTATTTGCTTGCCACCAGGTCGATCGGCCCGATCCGGACGGTGCGTCCGCCTTCGGGTTCATCCTCGCCGCACATCTTGCGGAACTCGTCACCCTTTTTGCCGGTATACTCACAGACAAAGGGACCGTCCCCCAGGCAGGTCGAATAGGCTTTGATGACACCGATCACCCGGTCGATCTCCACGCCGGGCATGCCCGCCCCGATGGGGGCATAGGACGCCAGGGTGCTGACAGAAGTGGTGTAGGGATAGATCCCGTAATCCAGGTCCCGCAGGGCCCCAAGCTGCGCCTCAAACAGGATGCGCTTGTGGTCGCTCTCCGCCTGTATCAGGTAATCCCTGGTGTTCTTGATATACGGTTTGATCTGCTCGCAGTAGTCGTTCAGCCAGGCGTTCAGTTCCTTTTCGCTGACGGGCTTCGCACCGTATATCTTTTCCAGGGTCAGGTTCTTCCAGGCGCACAGCTCTTTCACATGGCGCTTCAGCCGATCCGGATAGAACAGTTCCCCGGCCAGGATGGTCCGTTTCTGGTTCTTGTCGGAATAGAAAGGCGCGATCCCCTGTTTGGTGGAACCGAACTGCTTTTCCTTCTGGCGGGCTTCCTCCAGCATGTCCACTTCACGATGCCAGGGCAGCAGCAGGGATGCCCGCTCACTGATCATCAGGTTTTCGGGAGTGATCTCGATCCCCTTCTGGTCTTCAATTTCCTTCACCAGCGTTTCAGGATCCAGCGCAACTCCGTTTCCCAGGATGTTGACCACCCCGGGACGGCACACGCCGGAAGGCAGCAGGTGCAGGTCGAATTTGCCGAATTTATTGATGATCTTATGTCCCGCGTTGGCGCCGCCCTGAAATCTGACGACGATGTCGAAGGCTTCCGCCAGCAGGTCAACCATTCTGCCTTTTCCTTCGTCACCCCAGTTGATGCCTACGAGTGCGGTACAAGCCATTGTTTCATCTCCTCCCGGATTTTCCTCATGTTCTGTTCCGGTTACAGCCTCAAAAAAGCGCCTGTTCGCGCATGATCATTGTATTCGTCCAGGCCGTACTTGTCAATGCATACAGCGTTTCCGCCCTGTATCCTCAAAGTACTTTTTTCAGGTATTCACCGGTATAGGATCCCTTCACGGCAGCCACCTGTTCAGGGGTGCCTTCCGCCACCACCGTACCGCCGCCGGAACCGCCTTCCGGACCCAGGTCGATGATATGGTCCGAGACCTTGATCACGTCCAGGTTATGCTCGATCACCAGAACCGAGTTGCCCGCGTCCGTCAGCCGCTGGAGCACCAGGATCAGCCGGTCCACGTCCGCCATGTGCAGGCCGGTGGTCGGCTCATCCAACAGGTAAATGGTTTTCCCGGTCGCCCTGCGGCTGAGTTCCGTGGCCAGCTTTACACGCTGGGCCTCGCCGCCGGACAGGGTGGTGGATGCCTGGCCCAGTTTCATATAGCCCAGGCCGACATCATACAGGGTTTCCAGCTTCCGCATGATCTGGGGATGGTTCTCAAAGAAGCCCAGGGCTTCCTCCACCGTCATATCCAGCACTTCGCTGATGTTCTTCCCCTGCCAGGTGACTTCCAGGGTTTCCCGGTTATACCGGTGGCCGTGGCAGACGTCACAGGGTACATAAAGGTCCGGCAGGAAATGCATCTCGATCCGCTTCATACCGTCCCCCTGGCAGGCCTCGCAGCGGCCGCCCTTGACGTTGAAGGAGAAACGGTTTTCCTTGTAACCCCTGGCCTTGGCTTCCGGGCTGAGCGCAAACAGTTTCCGGATCAGGTCAAACAGACCGGTATAGGTTGCCGGATTGCTCCGGGGTGTCCGTCCGATGGGGCTCTGGTCGATCATGATGATCTTGTCCAGCTGCTCCAGGCCTTCCATGCTGTCAAAACAACCCGGGCGGGTCTTGGCACGGTTCAGTTTCCGGGCAAGGTTTTTATAAACAATCTCGTTGACAAGGCTGCTCTTTCCGCTGCCGCTGACACCGGTTACGCAGGTCAGTACTCCCAGCGGGATCCGCACGTCTATATGCTTCAGGTTATGCTCCGCGGCACCCCTGACCGTCAGCCAGCCGGTCGGTTTCCGGCGGGTTTTCGGCACAGGGATCACCTTTTTGCCGCTGAGATACTGGCCGGTGAGGCTTTCCGGGCACGCGCGGATATCATCCGCCGTCCCCTCCGCCACGATATAGCCGCCGTGCAGTCCCGCGCCGGGGCCCACATCCACAATCCAGTCCGCGGCAAGCATGGTTTCCTCGTCATGTTCAACCACGATCACGGTATTACCCAGGTCCCGCATCCTGCGGAGCGTCGCGATCAGCTTCGCGTTATCCCGCTGGTGCAGGCCGATGCTGGGCTCATCCAGGATGTACATGACACCCATCAAAGCGCTGCCGATCTGCGTGGCCAGGCGGATACGCTGCGCCTCGCCTCCGGACAGGGTGCCCGCGCCCCGGCTGAGGGTCAGGTAATCCAGGCCCACATCGCACAGGAAGCCCAGTCGGGCATCTATTTCCTTCAGGATCTGCGCGGCAATAATCCGGCTGTTCCCGTCCAGTTCCAGGGAAGCGAAGAAATCCCGTGCCTGCCGGATGCTCATATCGCTGACCTCCGGCAGGCTCTTTCCGCCCACCGTCACGGCCCGGGCTTCCGCCTTCAGGCGCTGCCCGCCGCATTCCGGGCAGGTTTCCTCCGCCATGTATTCCTCATAAGCCTGTTTCATGGCGTCCGAGGTGGTCTCCCGGTACCGCCGTTCCAGCGTTGGGATGATTCCTTCAAAGCTGGTGGTGTATTCCCGCTGCCCCCGGGCGCCTTCATAGGTGATGCTGATCTGTTCATCCCCGGTGCCGTACAGCAGGGCATCCATGCCGGCCCCGCTGATATCCTCCAGGGGCGTATCCAGCGAAAAGCCGTATTTCTTTCCCATAGCCCCGAAGTACTGCGCCGCGATGCCGCCGTCCTCCGAGGCGTTGAACCCCATCAGGTTCATGGCGCCTTCCCGCAGGGTTACCCGCTCGTCCGGGAAGATTGCTTCCCGGCTGATCTTCATCCGGATTCCCAGGCCGCTGCAGGCCGGGCATGCCCCGTAGGGACTGTTGAAGGAGAACATCCGCGGCTCCAGTTCCTCAATGGAAACGCCGCAGTCCGGGCAGGCATAGTTCATGCTGTAAAGGGTTTCGCCCAGTTCCAGGCAGTCCACGATGACCAGTCCCGCTCCGCGGACGGAAGCGGTCTCCACATCTTCTGCCAGACGGTGGCGGAACTCATCCGTATCCCTGCGGATCAGGCGGTCCACCACGATCTCAATGGTATGTTTTTTCTTTTTATCCAGTTCCGGAGTGTCCTCCAGGTCATACATTTCCCCGTCAATACGCACCCGGACATAGCCGCTCTTCCGGGCGGAGGAAAGCAGATCCCTGTGTTCCCCCTTGCGTCCCCTCACCAGCGGGCTCAGGATCTGCATCCTGGTCCCCTCCGGCACAGCGCATACCGCGTCCACGATCTCGTCCACAGACTGTTTCCGGATCTCCCGGCCGCAGACCGGACAGTGGGGAACACCGACGCGCGCCCAGAGCAGGCGCAGGTAGTCATGGATCTCCGTCACCGTACCCACGGTGGAGCGGGGATTCCGTCCCGTTGTCTTCTGGTCAATGGAAATAGCCGGACTCAGCCCTTCAATGGCATCCACATCCGGCTTGTCCATCTGTCCCAGGAACTGGCGGGCATAGCTGGTCAGGCTTTCCACATAGCGGCGCTGACCTTCCGCGTAGATTGTGTCGAAGGCCAGGGAGCTTTTTCCGCTGCCGCTCAGTCCCGTA of Aristaeella lactis contains these proteins:
- the uvrA gene encoding excinuclease ABC subunit UvrA, encoding MNEFLTIRGAREHNLKNISLRIPRDKLTVITGLSGSGKSSLAFDTIYAEGQRRYVESLTSYARQFLGQMDKPDVDAIEGLSPAISIDQKTTGRNPRSTVGTVTEIHDYLRLLWARVGVPHCPVCGREIRKQSVDEIVDAVCAVPEGTRMQILSPLVRGRKGEHRDLLSSARKSGYVRVRIDGEMYDLEDTPELDKKKKHTIEIVVDRLIRRDTDEFRHRLAEDVETASVRGAGLVIVDCLELGETLYSMNYACPDCGVSIEELEPRMFSFNSPYGACPACSGLGIRMKISREAIFPDERVTLREGAMNLMGFNASEDGGIAAQYFGAMGKKYGFSLDTPLEDISGAGMDALLYGTGDEQISITYEGARGQREYTTSFEGIIPTLERRYRETTSDAMKQAYEEYMAEETCPECGGQRLKAEARAVTVGGKSLPEVSDMSIRQARDFFASLELDGNSRIIAAQILKEIDARLGFLCDVGLDYLTLSRGAGTLSGGEAQRIRLATQIGSALMGVMYILDEPSIGLHQRDNAKLIATLRRMRDLGNTVIVVEHDEETMLAADWIVDVGPGAGLHGGYIVAEGTADDIRACPESLTGQYLSGKKVIPVPKTRRKPTGWLTVRGAAEHNLKHIDVRIPLGVLTCVTGVSGSGKSSLVNEIVYKNLARKLNRAKTRPGCFDSMEGLEQLDKIIMIDQSPIGRTPRSNPATYTGLFDLIRKLFALSPEAKARGYKENRFSFNVKGGRCEACQGDGMKRIEMHFLPDLYVPCDVCHGHRYNRETLEVTWQGKNISEVLDMTVEEALGFFENHPQIMRKLETLYDVGLGYMKLGQASTTLSGGEAQRVKLATELSRRATGKTIYLLDEPTTGLHMADVDRLILVLQRLTDAGNSVLVIEHNLDVIKVSDHIIDLGPEGGSGGGTVVAEGTPEQVAAVKGSYTGEYLKKVL